One window of the Pseudomonas sp. S04 genome contains the following:
- a CDS encoding ABC transporter ATP-binding protein, which yields MYKLTVENLHKSYGNHEVLKGVSLNAKTGDVISLIGASGSGKSTFLRCINFLETPNDGAMGLDNQPIRMIHDRHGMHVADADELQRLRTRLAMVFQHFNLWSHMTVLDNITMAPRRVLGVNKKDAEERARRYLDKVGLPSRVADQYPAFLSGGQQQRVAIARALSMEPEIMLFDEPTSALDPELVGEVLKVIQGLAEEGRTMIMVTHEMSFARKVSNQVLFLHQGLVEEQGCPEDVLGNPKSERLQQFLSGNLK from the coding sequence CGTTGAAAACCTGCATAAAAGCTATGGCAACCACGAAGTGCTCAAGGGCGTTTCGCTCAATGCCAAGACAGGCGATGTGATCAGCCTGATCGGCGCCAGTGGATCGGGCAAGAGCACCTTCTTGCGTTGTATCAACTTTCTGGAAACGCCCAACGACGGTGCCATGGGCCTGGATAACCAGCCAATTCGCATGATCCATGACCGCCACGGCATGCATGTGGCCGACGCAGATGAACTGCAGCGTCTGCGCACGCGCCTTGCGATGGTGTTTCAGCATTTTAACCTGTGGAGCCACATGACAGTGCTCGACAACATCACGATGGCCCCGCGCCGGGTACTGGGTGTCAATAAGAAGGATGCAGAGGAACGGGCTCGGCGTTACCTGGACAAGGTAGGTTTGCCGTCCCGCGTCGCCGATCAATACCCGGCCTTTCTCTCCGGCGGGCAGCAACAGCGGGTTGCTATTGCCCGGGCGCTGTCCATGGAGCCGGAGATCATGTTGTTCGACGAGCCGACTTCGGCACTGGATCCGGAGTTGGTGGGCGAGGTGCTTAAGGTTATCCAGGGGTTGGCCGAAGAAGGCCGAACCATGATTATGGTGACCCATGAGATGAGCTTCGCGCGCAAGGTGTCGAACCAGGTTTTGTTCCTCCATCAAGGGCTCGTGGAAGAGCAGGGTTGCCCTGAAGATGTCCTGGGCAATCCCAAAAGCGAGCGCCTTCAGCAGTTCCTCAGTGGCAACCTGAAGTAA
- the hutC gene encoding histidine utilization repressor gives MPKKSRIFPSRVDQLSDSPAPLYAQVKQMITQLILSGTWSAHERIPSESELAQELGLSRMTISRALSELTADGVLVRMQGVGTFVAERKGQSALFAVNNIADEISERDHYHHCKVILLCEEGASADHALSLEMREGQRVFHSLIVHYENNVAVQLEDRYVNAAVAPDYLRQNFVMQTPYAYLSKVAPLTEGEHVVEAILADEEEECRLLQITRHEACLLIRRRTWSGYQSVTSARLIFPGSRHRLVGRFGA, from the coding sequence GTGCCGAAGAAATCCAGGATTTTTCCTTCGCGGGTCGATCAACTCAGTGATTCCCCCGCGCCGCTCTATGCACAAGTCAAGCAGATGATCACCCAATTGATCTTGAGTGGCACCTGGTCGGCTCACGAGCGTATACCTTCGGAAAGTGAACTGGCTCAGGAACTTGGATTGAGTCGCATGACCATAAGTCGCGCTCTTAGTGAGCTCACCGCCGATGGTGTGTTAGTGCGCATGCAAGGAGTGGGGACGTTCGTAGCCGAACGCAAAGGTCAATCGGCTTTATTTGCCGTCAACAACATTGCTGATGAAATCAGCGAGCGTGACCATTACCACCACTGCAAGGTGATTCTCCTATGCGAGGAGGGGGCTAGCGCTGACCACGCCTTGTCGCTGGAGATGCGCGAAGGGCAGCGGGTGTTTCATTCTCTGATCGTGCACTACGAGAATAATGTGGCGGTGCAATTGGAGGATCGCTATGTGAACGCGGCAGTGGCTCCGGATTATCTGCGGCAGAATTTCGTGATGCAGACGCCCTATGCCTATCTTTCGAAGGTCGCTCCTCTGACTGAGGGTGAGCATGTGGTCGAGGCGATCCTAGCCGACGAGGAGGAGGAGTGCAGGCTGTTGCAGATCACACGTCATGAGGCGTGCTTGTTGATTCGTCGGCGGACTTGGTCTGGCTATCAGTCTGTCACGTCTGCGCGCCTGATTTTCCCGGGTTCAAGGCACCGTCTGGTGGGGCGATTCGGTGCATGA
- the hutU gene encoding urocanate hydratase, whose translation MSKPSHFRNVEIRAARGNKLTAKSWLTEAPLRMLMNNLDPEVAENPKELVVYGGIGRAARNWECYDKIVESLTNLNDDETLLVQSGKPVGVFKTHSNAPRVLIANSNLVPHWASWEHFNELDAKGLAMYGQMTAGSWIYIGSQGIVQGTYETFVEAGRQHYNDDLKGRWVLTAGLGGMGGAQPLAATLAGACSLNIECQQVSIDFRLNSRYVDEQATDLDDALARIAKYTKEGKAISIALLGNAAEILPELVKRGVRPDMVTDQTSAHDPLNGYLPAGWTWEEYRARAKTEPAAVVKAAKQSMAVHVKAMLDFQKMGIPTFDYGNNIRQMAQEEGVENAFDFPGFVPAYIRPLFCRGIGPFRWAALSGDAEDIYKTDTKVQELIPDDAHLHNWLDMARERISFQGLPARICWVGLGLRAKLGLAFNEMVRSGELSAPIVIGRDHLDSGSVASPNRETESMQDGSDAVSDWPLLNALLNTASGATWVSLHHGGGVGMGFSQHSGMVIVCDGTDEAAERIARVLHNDPATGVMRHADAGYQIAIDCAKEQGLNLPMITPVKGAKA comes from the coding sequence GTGAGCAAGCCATCCCATTTCCGTAATGTCGAAATCCGCGCCGCGCGTGGTAATAAGCTGACCGCCAAAAGCTGGCTGACTGAAGCTCCACTGCGCATGTTGATGAACAACCTCGACCCGGAAGTGGCCGAGAACCCAAAAGAACTGGTGGTTTACGGTGGCATCGGTCGTGCGGCGCGTAACTGGGAGTGCTACGACAAGATCGTCGAGAGCCTGACCAACCTGAACGACGACGAGACCCTGCTGGTGCAATCCGGCAAGCCGGTCGGCGTGTTCAAGACCCACAGCAATGCCCCGCGCGTACTGATCGCCAACTCCAACCTGGTGCCACACTGGGCGAGCTGGGAGCACTTCAACGAACTCGACGCCAAAGGCCTGGCCATGTACGGCCAGATGACCGCCGGCAGTTGGATCTACATCGGCAGCCAGGGCATCGTCCAAGGCACCTACGAAACCTTCGTCGAAGCCGGTCGCCAGCACTATAACGATGACCTCAAGGGTCGTTGGGTGCTGACCGCAGGCCTCGGCGGTATGGGCGGTGCCCAGCCGCTAGCTGCGACCCTGGCCGGCGCTTGCTCGCTGAACATCGAATGCCAGCAAGTCAGCATCGATTTCCGTCTGAATAGCCGCTATGTCGACGAGCAAGCCACTGACCTCGACGACGCGCTGGCCCGCATCGCCAAATACACCAAGGAAGGCAAGGCGATTTCCATCGCGCTGCTGGGTAACGCGGCGGAGATCCTGCCGGAACTGGTCAAGCGTGGCGTGCGCCCGGACATGGTCACCGACCAGACCAGTGCCCACGACCCGCTCAACGGTTACCTGCCGGCCGGCTGGACCTGGGAAGAGTACCGCGCTCGCGCCAAGACCGAGCCGGCTGCCGTGGTCAAAGCCGCCAAGCAATCGATGGCGGTGCACGTCAAGGCGATGCTCGACTTCCAGAAAATGGGCATTCCGACCTTCGACTACGGCAACAATATCCGTCAAATGGCTCAGGAAGAGGGCGTCGAGAACGCATTCGACTTCCCGGGTTTCGTACCGGCTTACATCCGTCCGCTGTTCTGCCGTGGCATCGGCCCGTTCCGCTGGGCTGCACTGTCGGGCGACGCCGAAGACATCTACAAAACCGACACCAAGGTCCAAGAACTCATTCCGGACGACGCCCACCTGCACAACTGGCTGGACATGGCGCGCGAGCGCATCAGCTTCCAGGGTCTGCCGGCACGTATCTGCTGGGTGGGCCTGGGCCTGCGCGCCAAGCTCGGTCTGGCGTTCAACGAAATGGTGCGCAGCGGTGAATTGTCCGCGCCCATCGTGATCGGTCGCGACCACCTGGACTCCGGTTCGGTTGCCAGCCCGAACCGCGAAACCGAATCGATGCAGGATGGTTCCGATGCCGTGTCCGACTGGCCACTGCTCAACGCTCTGCTCAACACCGCGAGCGGCGCGACCTGGGTTTCCCTGCACCACGGCGGCGGCGTCGGCATGGGCTTCTCCCAGCACTCGGGCATGGTGATTGTCTGCGACGGTACTGACGAAGCGGCCGAGCGTATCGCTCGCGTCCTGCACAACGACCCGGCGACCGGTGTCATGCGTCACGCCGATGCGGGTTACCAGATCGCAATAGATTGCGCCAAAGAGCAAGGCTTAAACCTGCCAATGATCACCCCTGTTAAAGGAGCCAAAGCATGA
- the hutH gene encoding histidine ammonia-lyase, translating into MNTLNIIPGQLSLAQLRDVYQHPVKITLDNSASAQIEASVACVEQILAENRTAYGINTGFGLLASTRIATDDLENLQRSLVLSHAAGVGEPISDALVRLVMVLKVNSLSRGFSGIRRVVIEALIALINAEVYPHIPLKGSVGASGDLAPLAHMSLVLLGEGKARYKGEWLEATEALKIAGLTPLTLAAKEGLALLNGTQVSTAYALRGLFEGEDLFAGALAIGGLTVEAVLGSRSPFDARIHAARGQKSQIDTASAYRDLLGERSEVSDSHQNCGKVQDPYSLRCQPQVMGACLTQFRQAAEVLVVEANAVSDNPLVFATEGDVISGGNFHAEPVAMAADNMALAIAEIGSLSERRISLMMDKHMSQLPPFLVANGGVNSGFMISQVTAAALASENKALAHPHSVDSLPTSANQEDHVSMAPAAGKRLWEMAENTRGVLAVEWLAACQGLDLREGLKTSAKLELARTSLRSKVAYYEKDRFFAPDINAASELLASRCLNELVLPKLLPSL; encoded by the coding sequence ATGAACACACTCAACATTATCCCAGGCCAACTGAGCCTTGCCCAACTGCGTGATGTCTACCAGCACCCGGTGAAAATTACCCTCGACAACAGTGCTTCGGCCCAGATTGAAGCCAGCGTTGCCTGCGTGGAACAGATCCTCGCCGAGAACCGCACCGCCTACGGTATCAATACCGGTTTCGGCCTGCTGGCCTCGACCCGCATCGCCACCGACGACCTGGAAAACCTCCAGCGCTCGTTGGTTCTGTCCCACGCTGCCGGTGTTGGCGAGCCGATCAGCGATGCGCTAGTCCGACTGGTTATGGTGCTCAAGGTCAACAGCCTGAGCCGTGGCTTCTCCGGCATTCGCCGCGTCGTTATCGAAGCGCTGATCGCATTGATCAACGCCGAGGTTTATCCGCACATTCCGTTGAAAGGTTCGGTCGGCGCATCCGGCGACCTGGCGCCTTTGGCGCACATGTCGCTGGTGCTGCTGGGCGAAGGCAAGGCCCGCTACAAAGGCGAATGGCTGGAGGCGACCGAGGCGCTAAAAATCGCCGGTCTGACTCCACTGACACTGGCTGCCAAAGAAGGTCTGGCGTTGCTCAACGGCACGCAGGTGTCTACCGCATACGCATTGCGTGGTTTGTTCGAGGGCGAAGATCTGTTCGCTGGCGCACTGGCCATTGGTGGTTTGACAGTTGAAGCAGTCTTGGGCTCGCGCTCGCCGTTCGACGCTCGCATCCACGCCGCTCGTGGACAAAAAAGCCAGATCGACACCGCTAGCGCTTACCGTGACTTGCTGGGCGAGCGCAGTGAAGTCTCTGACTCGCACCAGAACTGCGGCAAGGTTCAGGATCCGTACTCCCTGCGTTGCCAGCCACAAGTCATGGGCGCGTGTCTGACACAGTTCCGTCAAGCCGCCGAAGTGTTGGTCGTCGAAGCTAACGCCGTCTCCGACAACCCGTTGGTGTTCGCTACCGAAGGCGATGTGATCTCCGGTGGTAACTTCCACGCCGAGCCTGTGGCCATGGCTGCTGACAACATGGCATTGGCCATCGCTGAAATCGGTTCCCTGAGCGAGCGCCGCATTTCGCTGATGATGGACAAGCATATGTCGCAACTGCCGCCGTTCCTGGTGGCTAATGGCGGCGTGAACTCCGGTTTCATGATCTCCCAAGTCACCGCAGCGGCGCTGGCCAGTGAGAACAAGGCACTGGCGCATCCGCATTCGGTAGATAGCCTGCCGACTTCCGCGAATCAGGAAGACCACGTGTCCATGGCTCCAGCAGCCGGCAAGCGATTGTGGGAAATGGCTGAAAACACTCGTGGCGTGCTCGCTGTAGAGTGGCTAGCTGCGTGCCAGGGCCTAGACTTGCGCGAAGGTCTGAAGACCTCGGCGAAGCTGGAGCTTGCCCGCACCAGTCTGCGCAGCAAAGTGGCCTACTACGAGAAAGATCGCTTCTTCGCGCCGGATATCAACGCGGCGAGCGAGCTGTTGGCTTCCCGTTGCTTGAACGAATTGGTGTTGCCGAAGTTGCTGCCAAGCTTGTAA
- the hutC gene encoding histidine utilization repressor → MIKNAPQALYRRAKDYVQDQLRAGVWKPGDLISSENQLVQELGISRMTVNRALRELTEEGHLVRISGVGTFVAESKPQSNLLRITNIADEILARGHSYTCRVLHLGRESASMPVASALGLTTGSSVFHLICVHSEEGVPVQLEDRYVNPELVPEFLKQDFGEHLQPAKYLLRVIKPDEMEHIVEACHPSNEESKHMQIDANEPCLVLIRRTWSQSKIVTYVRLVHPSSRYRLGSRLPVNGAHRDS, encoded by the coding sequence ATGATCAAAAATGCACCACAGGCGCTCTACCGGCGTGCAAAGGATTATGTGCAAGACCAACTTCGCGCGGGCGTTTGGAAACCTGGTGACCTGATTTCTTCAGAAAACCAATTGGTGCAAGAACTGGGCATTTCGCGCATGACCGTCAACCGGGCCTTACGCGAACTGACCGAAGAAGGTCATCTGGTCAGGATTTCAGGCGTTGGCACGTTCGTAGCCGAAAGCAAACCGCAATCAAACTTGCTGCGTATCACCAACATTGCCGACGAGATCCTTGCTCGAGGTCACAGTTATACCTGCCGCGTCCTGCACCTGGGGCGCGAATCGGCCTCAATGCCGGTGGCGTCCGCATTGGGCCTGACCACCGGTTCTTCAGTTTTCCACCTGATCTGTGTTCACAGCGAAGAAGGTGTACCCGTGCAACTCGAGGATCGTTACGTCAATCCCGAGCTGGTGCCAGAATTTCTGAAACAAGATTTTGGCGAGCACCTGCAACCGGCCAAGTACCTGTTGCGGGTCATCAAGCCCGACGAGATGGAACACATCGTCGAAGCCTGTCACCCCAGCAACGAAGAAAGCAAACACATGCAAATCGATGCTAATGAACCTTGCCTCGTGCTCATACGCCGAACCTGGAGTCAGAGCAAAATCGTCACCTATGTACGTTTAGTACATCCGTCCTCACGCTATCGACTAGGCAGCCGCCTGCCAGTAAATGGGGCGCACAGAGACAGTTGA
- the hisC gene encoding histidinol-phosphate transaminase has translation MNANDLNLLARAEVRELASYNAGLASDTVRKRFGLTRVAKLGSNENPMGTAPAVSAATARACSEIALYPDAGCQALRSALSEKLDVPENQLVFGNGSEDLLSVISRVFLDHDDEVVTVVPSFGLHFIYPMAAGARVVGVPMTDRGTFDVAAMIAALTPHTHVLMFSCPSNPVGCTLSADELQQLLDALPSKCLLVFDEAYYEYAQWEAEYPDCLGLIQTSGKPFILLRTFSKAYSLAGLRIGYGIVSDPLLADLINRLRTPFNVNSVAQAAAIAALADDGHLNACLSHVASERRRLEVALHEQGITTAPSLANFLFFSTPYPAEVINQALLREGVIIKPWREVGYTEYLRVSVGSCEDNDLFLHALASVLAALETRAD, from the coding sequence ATGAATGCCAATGACTTGAACCTGCTTGCCCGCGCAGAAGTGCGCGAACTGGCCAGTTACAACGCCGGCCTTGCCTCGGATACTGTGCGCAAGCGTTTCGGCCTGACTCGCGTCGCCAAACTAGGCAGCAACGAAAACCCGATGGGCACAGCACCCGCCGTTAGCGCCGCAACGGCTCGAGCTTGCAGCGAAATTGCGCTATACCCCGATGCTGGCTGCCAGGCATTACGCTCTGCACTCTCGGAAAAGCTCGACGTACCCGAGAATCAATTGGTGTTCGGCAACGGCTCGGAAGATTTGTTGAGCGTCATCAGCCGGGTGTTTTTAGACCACGATGACGAAGTAGTTACCGTGGTGCCATCTTTCGGGTTGCACTTCATATACCCAATGGCAGCCGGTGCCCGGGTGGTAGGTGTTCCCATGACCGACAGAGGCACCTTCGACGTAGCGGCAATGATCGCTGCACTCACCCCCCACACCCATGTGCTGATGTTTTCATGCCCGTCAAATCCGGTCGGCTGCACCTTAAGCGCCGACGAGTTGCAGCAGCTGCTCGACGCATTGCCCTCGAAGTGTCTACTGGTGTTTGATGAGGCCTATTACGAATACGCGCAGTGGGAGGCCGAGTACCCGGATTGCCTCGGTTTGATTCAGACCAGTGGCAAACCGTTTATCCTGCTGCGGACTTTCTCCAAGGCTTATTCCTTGGCAGGTTTGCGCATCGGCTACGGTATCGTCAGCGATCCACTGCTGGCAGATCTTATTAACCGCCTGCGCACCCCGTTCAACGTCAACAGCGTGGCACAAGCTGCAGCGATTGCGGCGCTGGCAGATGATGGTCATCTAAACGCCTGCCTATCCCATGTCGCCAGCGAACGCCGGCGGCTGGAAGTGGCACTGCACGAGCAAGGCATTACGACCGCACCGTCCTTGGCCAACTTTCTGTTTTTTAGCACACCTTATCCGGCCGAAGTAATCAACCAAGCACTGCTGCGTGAAGGGGTTATTATCAAACCGTGGCGCGAAGTTGGATACACTGAGTACTTGCGCGTCTCTGTCGGAAGCTGTGAGGATAACGACCTTTTCCTACACGCACTGGCAAGCGTCCTTGCCGCACTCGAAACACGGGCTGACTAA
- a CDS encoding RidA family protein — MTVSNLPFSKVRHSQGLVFLSGELPFGEDGSFPEGIEAQTRLTLTRIAQTLEAESLSLDDVVSVTVYLTDRSNFAEFNRAYASFFTTNLPVRATVCAGLVVDALVEISVIAQQRA, encoded by the coding sequence ATGACCGTTAGCAATCTGCCCTTTTCCAAAGTCCGCCACAGCCAGGGCCTGGTTTTTTTGTCTGGCGAATTGCCGTTTGGTGAGGACGGTAGCTTTCCTGAAGGTATCGAAGCGCAAACGCGTTTGACCTTGACGCGTATTGCCCAGACGCTGGAAGCCGAATCGCTGTCGCTGGATGATGTTGTCAGCGTTACCGTGTACCTGACCGACCGGAGTAATTTTGCCGAATTCAATCGGGCTTATGCATCATTCTTCACGACCAACCTGCCAGTGCGCGCGACCGTCTGCGCCGGCCTTGTGGTCGATGCATTGGTCGAGATCAGTGTCATCGCGCAACAGCGTGCTTGA
- a CDS encoding NAD(P)/FAD-dependent oxidoreductase has product MNEKQVVVLGAGIVGVCTALHLQRRGCAVTLVDKGLPGRETSFGNAGIIQREAIEPYAFPRDLASLINVATKRDIGVNYHLRAMPEYVPALVRYWANSAPRHYQAIADAFRTLIEHSISEHSELIEQSGSQNLIVRKGWIQAFRSPKQFDEAVERAVRVSAHGVLSEPLDGVALRLAEPALSDALVGGIHWLQPWTCIEPGELVQRYADLFVREGGEIVRGDARSLRQSGAGWSVATDSGSVGASQVVVALGPWAHELLGELGYRIPLFVKRGYHAHFADGATLSRPVLDTEQGYMLAPMKRGVRLSTGAEFASLSAPPTPVQLAKAERAARQVLALGPQVERTPWNGARPCTVDMKPVIGAAPLHKGLWFNFGHAHQGFTLGPVSGRLLAELMMCETPVVDPAPFAPGRF; this is encoded by the coding sequence GTGAACGAAAAACAAGTGGTGGTACTGGGGGCCGGCATTGTCGGCGTATGCACGGCGTTGCATTTGCAACGCCGTGGCTGCGCGGTGACGCTGGTGGACAAAGGTTTGCCGGGGCGTGAAACGTCGTTCGGCAACGCAGGCATCATTCAGCGTGAGGCCATTGAGCCCTATGCGTTCCCAAGGGATCTTGCCAGCCTGATAAACGTGGCAACTAAACGCGACATTGGCGTTAACTACCATCTGCGCGCAATGCCTGAATACGTGCCTGCCTTGGTCAGGTATTGGGCCAACTCCGCGCCTAGGCATTACCAGGCCATTGCAGATGCCTTTCGCACGCTGATTGAGCACTCGATCAGCGAGCACTCGGAGTTGATTGAGCAAAGCGGTTCGCAAAACCTGATCGTGCGCAAAGGGTGGATCCAGGCTTTTCGTAGCCCAAAGCAATTCGATGAGGCGGTGGAGCGTGCGGTACGCGTGAGTGCACACGGCGTGTTGTCCGAGCCTCTGGACGGTGTTGCGCTCAGACTGGCGGAACCAGCGTTAAGCGATGCGTTGGTGGGGGGCATTCATTGGCTGCAACCCTGGACGTGCATTGAGCCGGGTGAGTTGGTGCAGCGTTATGCCGATCTGTTCGTGCGTGAAGGTGGGGAAATTGTGCGCGGCGATGCGCGCTCGTTGCGTCAGTCGGGAGCCGGCTGGAGCGTCGCCACCGATTCTGGATCGGTCGGCGCGTCGCAGGTGGTTGTGGCGTTGGGCCCTTGGGCTCACGAACTGCTTGGCGAGTTGGGCTACCGCATTCCGTTGTTCGTCAAGCGTGGTTACCACGCTCACTTTGCCGATGGCGCAACATTGAGCCGCCCGGTGCTGGATACCGAACAAGGCTACATGCTGGCGCCGATGAAGCGCGGTGTCCGCCTGTCGACGGGGGCAGAGTTCGCCAGCCTAAGTGCGCCGCCAACACCGGTGCAGTTGGCCAAGGCCGAGCGGGCCGCACGGCAGGTATTAGCGTTAGGCCCCCAAGTGGAGCGCACGCCATGGAACGGCGCCCGACCCTGCACGGTAGACATGAAGCCGGTGATCGGCGCGGCGCCCTTGCATAAAGGGCTCTGGTTCAATTTCGGCCATGCTCATCAGGGGTTTACGCTAGGCCCGGTCAGCGGTCGACTGCTCGCAGAATTGATGATGTGTGAGACGCCAGTGGTCGATCCGGCACCCTTTGCTCCAGGGCGTTTCTGA
- a CDS encoding methyl-accepting chemotaxis protein: protein MNNAAVRQREAVELVSTAFNEMVATSNEVARSCSQAASSADVGYREVHDGQKHIGEATGSVLKLSDDLQQSARTMQMLEQDSKNINTILDTIRSIAEQTNLLALNAAIEAARAGDQGRGFAVVADEVRALARRTADSTGEIDSLLGNLARRTQEVTQQMQKSLQASQGSVESIQQARDSFDKILGSVDLIRDQNAQIATAAEEQHQVAEDINRHIAQIHADAQLVEEFARSAHAGSGHLTNISGQLKGLVGRFKF from the coding sequence ATGAACAACGCTGCCGTTCGACAACGCGAAGCGGTTGAGTTGGTAAGTACTGCGTTCAACGAGATGGTCGCGACCTCCAATGAAGTGGCGCGCTCTTGCAGTCAAGCGGCTTCAAGTGCGGACGTTGGTTATCGAGAAGTGCACGACGGACAAAAGCACATCGGCGAAGCCACGGGTAGCGTCCTTAAACTGAGCGATGATCTGCAACAGTCGGCGCGGACCATGCAGATGCTCGAGCAGGACAGCAAGAACATCAACACCATCCTCGATACCATTCGCTCTATCGCTGAACAAACCAACCTGTTGGCGCTCAATGCCGCCATTGAGGCTGCCCGCGCCGGCGATCAGGGTCGCGGATTTGCGGTGGTGGCCGACGAAGTACGTGCCCTTGCGCGACGTACTGCCGACTCAACTGGCGAGATCGACAGCTTGCTCGGCAATCTGGCGCGACGAACGCAGGAAGTGACACAACAGATGCAGAAGAGTCTACAGGCTTCTCAAGGCAGTGTTGAATCTATCCAGCAAGCGCGCGACAGCTTCGACAAGATTCTTGGTTCGGTGGACTTGATCCGTGACCAGAATGCTCAGATCGCCACGGCAGCAGAAGAACAGCATCAGGTGGCCGAAGACATCAACCGGCATATCGCGCAGATTCATGCCGATGCCCAACTGGTCGAAGAATTCGCACGCTCGGCGCATGCGGGATCGGGTCACTTGACGAATATTTCTGGTCAACTGAAGGGGCTGGTGGGGCGCTTCAAGTTCTAG
- a CDS encoding RraA family protein, whose amino-acid sequence MIGFRIKAGGEKVSPHWVEAFRNLPVPNISDCMARMTAGSADLRAFYKGPRMVGPALTVKTRPGDNLLVHKALDMAEPGDILVVDAGGDLTNALIGELMIAHAIHRKLGGLVISGAIRDSEELLAGSFPVFALGVTHRGPFRDGPGEVNVPIALNGMVILPGDLVCGDADGVVSVARHDVEVHALALKKHNDEVELMAQIKAGMSDRKWVDELLTRNGCSIE is encoded by the coding sequence ATGATCGGTTTCAGAATCAAAGCAGGCGGCGAAAAAGTCTCGCCGCATTGGGTGGAGGCTTTTCGCAACCTGCCCGTCCCGAATATCAGCGATTGCATGGCGCGTATGACGGCCGGAAGTGCTGATCTTCGGGCATTTTATAAAGGCCCACGCATGGTCGGCCCAGCGCTAACCGTCAAGACACGGCCGGGGGACAATCTGTTGGTACACAAGGCACTGGACATGGCGGAACCAGGCGACATCTTGGTGGTAGACGCCGGTGGAGACCTGACCAACGCTTTAATCGGCGAACTGATGATCGCACATGCAATACACCGCAAACTCGGCGGGCTAGTTATCTCAGGTGCGATCCGTGACAGCGAAGAGCTGCTGGCTGGCAGTTTTCCAGTCTTCGCCTTGGGCGTGACCCATAGAGGGCCGTTCAGGGATGGGCCTGGAGAGGTCAATGTACCCATCGCCTTAAACGGAATGGTAATTCTCCCAGGTGATTTGGTTTGTGGTGATGCCGACGGCGTAGTCAGCGTGGCGCGTCACGACGTCGAAGTACACGCGTTGGCACTGAAAAAACATAATGATGAAGTTGAGTTGATGGCGCAGATCAAAGCCGGCATGTCAGACCGGAAGTGGGTAGACGAATTACTGACTCGTAACGGCTGTTCGATTGAGTAG
- a CDS encoding amino acid ABC transporter ATP-binding protein, with translation MSDFLISIANVHKSYGDFEVLKNVSLDVQRSEVICLIGPSGSGKSTLLRCINFLETYDKGTITIGGKIIGYQDTGGKRKLMAARELREMRRSIGMVFQQFNLWPHMTAVENVAEPLLRVQKMNATDAHSKALRMLERVGLAQKAENYPAALSGGQQQRVAIARALSMDPALMLFDEPTSALDPELVGEVLQVMRDLANEGMTMVVVTHEMGFAGKAADKVAFLDGGCIVQFGTPQQVLKESEEPRLQQFLRSYHARNDF, from the coding sequence ATGAGTGATTTCTTGATAAGCATCGCCAATGTTCACAAAAGCTACGGCGATTTTGAAGTGCTTAAGAATGTCAGCCTGGACGTCCAGCGCTCCGAAGTAATTTGTCTGATCGGCCCAAGTGGTTCGGGCAAAAGCACTCTCCTGCGCTGTATCAATTTTCTCGAAACTTATGACAAAGGCACAATCACCATCGGTGGCAAAATAATCGGCTACCAAGATACTGGCGGTAAACGCAAACTCATGGCCGCCCGCGAGCTGCGGGAAATGCGCCGCAGCATAGGCATGGTGTTTCAGCAGTTCAACCTTTGGCCGCACATGACCGCAGTAGAAAATGTTGCAGAGCCGTTGCTGCGCGTTCAGAAAATGAATGCAACCGATGCGCACTCCAAGGCACTGCGAATGCTTGAGCGAGTAGGCTTGGCGCAAAAAGCCGAGAATTATCCAGCGGCTTTGTCTGGCGGCCAACAACAACGTGTCGCTATCGCGCGAGCTTTGTCCATGGATCCGGCCTTGATGCTATTTGACGAACCCACCTCGGCGCTCGATCCGGAGCTGGTGGGCGAAGTGCTACAAGTGATGCGCGATCTCGCCAACGAAGGTATGACTATGGTGGTGGTCACACACGAGATGGGCTTCGCCGGTAAAGCCGCCGACAAAGTCGCGTTCTTGGACGGAGGGTGCATCGTTCAGTTCGGTACGCCGCAGCAGGTGCTAAAGGAAAGCGAAGAGCCGCGTTTACAGCAATTTCTGCGAAGTTATCACGCGCGCAACGATTTTTGA